A single window of Arcobacter venerupis DNA harbors:
- a CDS encoding cryptochrome/photolyase family protein gives MKTFILYPNQLFKNLSNFIGKKVLLIEEPLFFTQYEFHIQKLVLHRASMKFYENYLKQNNILVEYFEDESYLELYKNEEIFVYELFDNYLEKKVYKNFSNITTIKNPNFINPKDKNKFLHKFYINRRKELDIFMQNGKPLFDKYSFDEDNRKKLPKDIKIPPTLAFENEFVKEALSYCKKFKSVGVCENFYYPTTFDEASFQLNYFLKEKFENFGSFQDAITKDIRQNFLFHSNISSSLNIGLIDLNELIEKIINSNTPYNAKEGFIRQIIGWREFMLRVYEDNGVVLRNSNFFEFKNPMPKKILEAKSGIKPLDDAIKKLNFTAYNHHIERLMILGNIFLLLEIKPNDVYEFFMKNYIDAYDWVMVGNVYGMSGFSDGGSITTKPYIASSNYILKMSDYKKSESWCEIVDALYWRFLYKYSNRFSSNPRMKMQIALLNKMSEKKLENHLTIANDFIKQS, from the coding sequence ATGAAAACATTTATTCTTTACCCAAACCAACTATTTAAAAATCTATCAAATTTTATAGGTAAAAAAGTGCTTTTAATAGAAGAGCCATTATTTTTTACCCAATATGAGTTTCATATCCAAAAGTTAGTTCTTCATAGGGCTAGTATGAAATTTTATGAGAATTACTTAAAACAAAACAATATTTTAGTTGAGTATTTTGAAGATGAAAGTTATCTTGAACTTTATAAAAATGAAGAGATTTTTGTGTATGAACTTTTTGATAATTATTTGGAAAAAAAGGTTTATAAAAACTTTTCAAACATCACAACAATCAAAAATCCAAACTTTATAAACCCAAAAGATAAAAACAAGTTTTTACATAAGTTTTATATAAATAGAAGAAAAGAGTTGGATATTTTTATGCAAAATGGAAAACCTCTTTTTGATAAATATAGCTTTGATGAGGATAATAGAAAAAAACTTCCAAAAGATATAAAAATTCCCCCTACTTTAGCCTTTGAAAATGAGTTTGTAAAAGAGGCTTTGAGTTATTGTAAAAAGTTTAAAAGTGTTGGAGTTTGTGAAAACTTTTATTATCCAACTACTTTTGATGAAGCCTCTTTTCAATTAAACTATTTTTTAAAAGAAAAATTTGAGAATTTTGGCTCTTTTCAAGATGCAATTACAAAAGATATTAGACAAAACTTTTTATTTCATTCAAATATTTCAAGTAGTTTAAATATTGGACTTATTGACTTAAATGAATTAATAGAAAAAATCATTAATTCAAATACTCCATACAATGCAAAAGAAGGCTTTATAAGACAAATTATCGGTTGGCGTGAGTTTATGCTTCGTGTTTATGAAGACAATGGTGTGGTTCTTAGAAATTCAAACTTCTTTGAGTTTAAAAATCCTATGCCAAAAAAGATTTTAGAAGCTAAAAGTGGTATAAAACCTCTTGATGATGCTATCAAAAAACTAAATTTTACAGCTTATAATCATCACATTGAAAGGCTTATGATTTTAGGAAATATTTTTTTATTACTTGAAATCAAACCAAATGATGTTTATGAGTTTTTTATGAAAAACTATATCGATGCTTACGATTGGGTGATGGTTGGAAATGTTTATGGAATGAGTGGTTTTAGTGATGGAGGAAGTATTACAACAAAACCATATATTGCAAGTTCTAACTATATTTTAAAAATGAGTGATTATAAAAAAAGTGAATCTTGGTGCGAAATAGTTGATGCACTTTATTGGAGATTTTTATATAAATATTCAAATAGATTTTCTTCAAACCCACGAATGAAAATGCAAATAGCACTTTTAAATAAAATGTCCGAAAAGAAATTAGAAAATCATCTCACAATAGCTAATGATTTTATAAAACAAAGTTGA